The nucleotide sequence GCCGGATGTATTGAAAAAAAGCAGGTCGCCTTTTTTCAGTTTGGACTTAGATATTTTTGTTCCCTTTTTGTAAAGGGATGTTGTAGTGCGTGGTAAAGTCTTTCCGGTCGCTTTCTTAACGGTGTAGTTTACAAATCCTGAACAGTCAAATCCCACTGGTGTGATGCCGCCCCATTTATAGGGTGTACCAATATATTTCTTTCCGGTATTGACAATTTTATTGACACTATTCGATGAAAAGGCTGCGGAAGCGTCTGATTGACCAGGTCCAAATGGCAAAAGAGCGGACGACAACAGAATCGTAACAGCGATGATTAATTTTTTCACGATAGACCCCCATTTATATGTTCGACGGTTTTGGTAAATCATACCGCCTTTTCTCTACTTTTTTACTATAACTAAAAACCTAGTTTTGTAGGTTACAACACTATTAGAAAAAAATGACAATAATATTACATGAAATTATGGTCGTCGACATAATTGTTAAAATGCTAGGTAGAACAGCTCGTATAACTGGCTTTATTCATCTATTATCCACTTGTCATGAAAGGTGGATTTTGTCTAAATGCGTAAAAACTAAATGATTTACCCGGTGCCTTTTTACCTATTCTCAATAAGATAGTCTAAATGAGCTTGAATTCTTGTAAAGGAATGAGGAGGGGAACCGATATTAAGATAGATACTAGATTAGTAGGGAACGGGTGAAGAGAATGGATAAGACATCAATAATAGGAATCTTACTGGCTATCATTTCGGTTGGTACAGGAATGGTAATGAAGGGAGTGGATATATCAGTTCTTATCAATCCGGCTGCTATCTTAATTATTTTGGCAGGGACGGCGGCGGCCGTGTTTGTCGCATTTCCGACCTACGAACTTATAAAGCTCCCGAAATTAATCAAGATCATTTTCATTGAAGAGAAGGGCATCACGGCTGATGAATTAATATATACGTTTTCACAATGGGCTCAAATTGCCCGCAAGGAAGGACTTCTCGCTTTAGAGAAGATTTCTGAAACGGTGGAAGATGCTTTCCTTCGCAATGGGTTGAATATGGCTGTAGAAGGACAAAGCGCGGAATACATAAGGAATATATTATCTGACGAGATTGACGCGATGGAAGAGAGACATTCCGTCGGTTCACAAATATTTACGCAAGCTGGAACATATGCACCGACACTGGGGGTACTAGGAGCTGTTGTCGGACTGATTGCCGCATTAGGAAATATGAGTGATACGGTAGTGCTAGGTAATGCCATAAGTGCTGCTTTTGTCGCTACCTTGATGGGAATCTTCACTGGTTACTTACTTTGGCATCCTTTCGCTAATAAGCTAAGACGCAAATCCAGAGAGGAAGTCAGACGGAAAGAAATGATGATTGAGGGAATCCTATCTATTCTAGAAGGGGAAGCTCCGCGAACAATTGAGCAAAAGCTATCCTCCTATTTGCCATCGGCAGAACGAAAAAAATGGTTGGAAGGCGAGATGAGAGAGTATGTCCAGGCGAAGAAAGAAGAAATCTCAGCATGAGGAACATATGTCTGAATCATGGCTCTTGCCATATAGTGATCTCTTAACCTTGCTGCTGGCCCTATTTATTGTTCTGTTTGCGATGAGTTCGGTCGATTCGAGTAAATTCGATAAAATCTCTCGTGCTTTCAATATGGCATTTGAGGGTGGTACAGGTGTTTTTCAAAACCCTAGCCCTATGCCTGAAGACAGGCTGACAGGAATCAAGGGAGAAGAAGGGACAGATAAAGAAAAAGAAAAGGAAAAAGAAAAGAAGCCTGCAGATATGGAAAAAGAGAAGCTATCTGACATTCAAGAGAAGATGAATGCCTATATTGCAGAAAATGAACTGGATGGAAAGCTGGATACGTCATTGACGGATGGGGGACTTCTCCTTACAATCCGTGATAATGTGCTTTTTGATTCTGGTATTGCTGAAGTTAGGAAGGGGGATGAAGATGTGGCACGAGAAATCGCTTCCCTGCTAGTGATGGAACCGCCGCGCAACATTATGATTAGCGGACATACGGATAATGTGCCGATCCAGAATGTTGAATATGAATCGAATTGGGAACTAAGTGTTATGCGAGCGGTCAACTTCATGAAACTTCTGTTGGAGAACGAAAAGCTTAATCCAGCTCTATTCAGCGCAAATGGATTTGGAGAATATAAGCCCGTAGTTTCAAATGAAACCGAGGCTGGAAAGGCAAGAAACAGGCGAGTGGAAATTTTGATTCTGCCCCAGACCTCCCTTGTTGAAGCAACACAATGAATATGAACCAATAAGCAGCATGCTCACATAGGAGGGCATGCTCTTTTCATTTTTCATGATTGGGTTTATAAAAGTCCTTGGAGGGAAGAAATGGAAGTGTAGATACATTTCAGAACTATGGGAGGAATGGAAAAATGGGTAAAAAAATTGCATGTGTAATCACAGACTTATTCGAAGATGTAGAATACACAGATCCAGTAAAGTCTTTTAAAGAGGCTGGTCATGAAGTGGTGAACATTGGTTTTGAGAAAGGGCAAACGGTAAAAGGGAAACAGGGACAGGAACAAGTATCAATCGATAAAGGCATTGGCGAAGTTACTCCTGATGAGTATGATGCATTACTTATCCCTGGCGGCTTCTCACCAGATCAGCTTCGCGGCGATGAGCGCTTTGTTTCGTTCACAAAAGCTTTCATGGATGAGAAAAAGCCGGTTTTTGCAATCTGTCATGGACCGCAGCTGCTCATTACGGCTAAAGCACTTGATGGCCGCAATGTGACAGGATATAAGTCCATTAAGGTAGATTTGGAATATGCAGGAGCAACCTATCATGACCAAGAGGTATTCGTGTGCGGCGAACAGCTTGTGACAAGCAGGCAGCCGGATGATATCCCTGCCTTTAATCGTGAATCCCTGGCTCTGCTTTCTAAATAATATCAAAAGGGAAGGACATTATTTTGTCCCTCCCTTTTTTGCTATTTCTTAAGATTGCCGAGTTCTTCCACGATTGCCTGCATCTCTCTTGGACTAAAGCGGTCCTTTGACATGACCATTTCATAAATCTCGAGCAAGTCTTCGTAGGAGCTTGCTGTGAAGCTTTCTGGCTTCATAGCAGCAGCGTTAATCATTTGTAATTTTCCCTGTATGGATGAAATGATGTGTTCAATGTTCTCTGGGCTTTTCTTCGTTAAATCAGCCAATATATTCATCCCTCACTTTTATGATTGATAGCCTTTATTTTTCCATGTATCTATACAGGTGTCAAACAGTTATTTTTCCTATGGTTGAAGAGAGGGTATGAACGATGAATTATATAGATGAAATCAGGAGATGATGTTTACAACTTCCTTTATATAGGTAAATCTATGAATATAAATTAAAATATAAAAAGGAGCGATTGATATGAATAATAAAAAAAGCAATAAGTTATGGCTCGGTATTATAGGAGGAGCAGTTGCTGGGATTGCCATCAGCCTGCTTGATAAGAACACGCGAAGTTCAGTGATGACTGGCAGCAAAAACATGATGACCAATATTAAGGGGATGGCGAAAAATCCGGATGATCTTGTGGGCAGTGTAAAGGATATGAGCGGCAAGCTTCGTACCAGCATTGAACAGATCAGTGAGGATGTATCCTTTATCTCAAGCAAGGTAGATGAAATGAAGGAAGTGCCTCCGCAGGTTGCGGGTGTGATTAAAGAAACGAAGGAAGTTGTCGTTGATAAGCATACGAATAATGATGAGAAAAATCAAACATCCTTAAATAAGAATGCCACTTCTACTTCCATCCAATAATCTACTCGAATTCTAAGGAGGAACTGATGTGGCGAAAGTTGTGACTGATGTCGGTCGATATAAGAAGAAAACAATTTTAAAGCATCTTTATGAAAAGATTAAGGAAGATGAAATAACTGGGCTTGCAGCCCAGCTGGCTTATTACTTTTTATTATCGATTTTTCCGTTGTTAATCTTTACAATTACCTTGCTTCCCTATTTTCCTGTAACAACACAGGATATTATCAGTATGCTTGAAGCATACGTGCCTAGTGAATCGGTGAAATTGCTTGAGTCGAGCCTTTCAACGGTGATGGAGAATCGTAATGGCGGCTTGTTATCCTTCGGGATCCTGGCCACAATCTGGTCAGCGTCCAACGGGATTAACGCCATTATCCGAGCCTTGAATCATGCTTATGATGTAGAAGAGAGCCGTTCTTTCATCGTTAGCCGCGCGCTTGCTCTTGTGCTCACTGTAGCGATGATTATCGTTGTAGTGATTTCGCTCTTGCTTCCGATTTTTGGTAAGATGATTTTGGGTATAGTATTTGATTTCTTGGGCTTTGAGCCATCGTTTATGTATACCTTGCTTCGATGGACAATTTCAATTGCGGTTACTACTTTCGTCTTTACGATGCTCTATTGGCTGGGACCAGATGTGAAGCTGCCGATTAAATGGGCATGGCCGGGAGCGCTATTTAGCAGTATAGGATGGGCGTTGTCGTCACTAGCCTTTTCCTTTTACGTCAACTCCTTCGCTAATTTTTCATCAACGTACGGAAGCTTAGGCGGGTTGATTGTCTTGATGCTCTGGTTCTATATATCTGGCTTAGTCATAATTGTTGGCGGGGAAATAAATGCTGTTCTAAGGCATAATCGGACGATTAAATAGAGGGACTTTCCTTTTTAGGAGAGTCTTTTTCTTATGGGGAAGCTTGGTGAGAGCTAACATGCTCTAGTAGTTGTGATATGTATTTAACCTGCAGTTTAGCTGAATTGACGAACTCCATTGGCTATGGATGAAAACCTTAAAGTTTGAAAATCATAGCCCAGATGCTCAAATCGTTGTTTTCTATTTTGTGCTTTCTGATTAGAAGCGCGGCATGAGCAAGGCTTCTGGTCTTTAGCATAAGTAATCATGCCGAGCAAAATCAAAGAACCCGCTGGAGCGGGTTCTTGTAATTTCATGATTTGAGTAAGCGTAACCCGTTCAAAATGACGAGAATGGTACTTCCTTCATGTCCAATGACGCCAAATGGGAGATCGAGAATCTGGAAGAAGTTCGAACATATGAGCACCATAATGACGGTGATGGAGAAGATGACATTTTGGCGTATGATTCGATTCATCTTTTTCGATAGCTTGATGGCTTCAGCAATCTTAGGCAAATCATTTTTCATCAAGACAATGTCAGCTGTCTCTAAAGCGACATCGGTGCCTTCGCCCATGGCAATTCCGACTGATGCGCTTGCGAGTGCCGGGGCATCGTTAATTCCATCTCCGACCATGGCGACGGCGGCATATTCCTTGCGCAGCTTCTTGATTTCTTCCACTTTTCTCTCAGGAAGGCATTCGGCCACATAACCGGCTAAATGGCTCTCTTTCGCAATTGCATGGGCTGTTCTTTCGTTATCGCCTGTTAGCATGCATGTATAGATACCTTGGTCTTTCAAGGCTTCTAAGGCATCCTTTGTCTCGTTGCGGACGATGTCCTTTAAGGCAATGATACCAGCTATACCGTGGTCGTCTTGAACGAATGACAAGGTTTTGCCATCTTCAGCGAGGACATCGGCAATACCATTATGAAAGGCGTTGGCTGCGTTTCTGCCGACGAAATCCTTTTTCCCGATTTTGTAATGTGTGCCTTCTATGATTGCCGCCACTCCGTATCCGGACACTTCCTCTGATGCTATACGAGGCAGTGTTTCTTGATAGGTATCATTCACATATTGAACTATTGACTGGGCGAGCGGGTGATTGGAGTTCTGTTCAATTGAAGCAACCCTGAGCATAAACTCTTTTTGGTCAACATCGCTACGGGTTATGATATCGGTTACAACTGGTTTGCCTTGGGTAAGTGTGCCTGTTTTATCAAAGGCTATGGCTTTTATGTGACCGAGCTGCTCGAGATGAGCGCCTCCTTTGAAGAGAATCCCATTTCTCGCTCCGTTAGAGATGGCTGCTAATGTTGCTGGCATGACTGATGCAACGAGCGCGCATGGGGATGCAACAACGAGAAGGACCATTGCTCTGTAGAACGTCTCTGTCCATGACCAGCCAAGAACATAATGGGGCAGGAACATCATGACGGCAACGATAACGAGCACCGATTTCACATAAGTATCCTCAAATCGCTCTATGAATAATTGTGACGGCGATTTCTCGCTTTGTGCATTTTGGACAAGGGTAATGATTTTTTGGAACAAGGTTTCGCTATTTGGCTTCGTTACTTCGACTTTGATTGTGCCGGTAGCATTTACGGTCCCGGCGAAAACTTCTAAGCCTGCTTTTTTGCTGACTGGGATGGACTCACCAGTAATAGCTGCCTCGTCTATGGATGTTTCGCCGAATTGGATTATTCCGTCTGAAGGCACCCTTTCACCTGGTTTGATAAGAATGAGGTCACCAACCGCTAAGTCTCCGACAGAGACCACTTCCTCTTTATCGTCAATGATCCTCAAGGCTTCCTCTGGCTGTAGGTTCATTAAGGATGAGATTTCTTTATGACTTTTGTTCATTGTATATGTCTCAAGAGCACCACTTAATGAGAAGATGAAGATCAAAATAGCCCCTTCTGTCCAGTAGCCAATGATCGCTGATCCCACAGCAGCTAAAATCATTAATAGCTCGACGTTAAGTTTCTTCTCTTCAATCGTTTGTATGATGCCTTCCTTCGCTTTGGCGTAGCCGCCAATAATATAGGCTAAAATATAGGTGATAGCAGACATAGCCGCTAAATCCTGATTGGAGAGCAGCCAGCCGAGTAAAATGAGTAAGCCGCTGATGCCGGCTGCGATTAATTCCCAAAAGGAGCTGAAATTATCGGATAATTCCTTCCATTTAGTGGGTTTCTTCTGTGAAGTTTGAGTACTGCTATTAATTACGGTCTCCATGATTGCTTCCTCCTTTTGTTCTAATCGAGAATCTGAATCAAATAATTAAGAATGAATCATTCTAATTGAGAATAATATTCATCGTCATTAAAGGGTTTAAAAATAATGAGCTGCCTTCAAGTGTTGAGGCAGCATCACTTTATTCTGTTATTTATAATAATTATTATGTACACATTATTATAACATGCTTGTAAGTGGGTGTTAAGTGGTATTATGGAATGGGCAAGTTTTAATTTATTGGAGGAGCTTAGAGTGAGTGCACAGAAATTTTTTACACATCCGGCAGGTGTGCTGGCATCTGCGATAGCAGCAACCTTTTTATGGGGAAGTGCCATTCCAGTCGTTAAGAAGAGCTACGAGCATTTTGGAATTGCTTCAGGGGAATTCGGGAAACAAATGCTTTTTGCCGGCTATCGTTTTTTCTTAGCCGGTCTTTTATTGTGGCTGGTGTTTTACCTATGGAAGGGAATAGCGCTGCCAAAGAGGGAAGAGCTTCTTCCGGTTATAAAGGTTGGTTTGTTCCAGACCTTTCTTCAATATGTTTTTTTCTATATAGGTCTCAGCCTCTCCACAGGGGTACAGGGATCAATCATAGCGGGCACGACGACATTTTTTCAAATTATTTTCGCCCACTTCATTTATCTTGATGATCGGTTGAGTGTAAGGAAATTCTTAGGTATGGTCATTGGATTTACAGGTGTGGTGCTCGCTAATATGAACAGCGGGAAGCTGGACATTCATTTCAGCACGGGAGA is from Pradoshia eiseniae and encodes:
- a CDS encoding C40 family peptidase, which codes for MKKLIIAVTILLSSALLPFGPGQSDASAAFSSNSVNKIVNTGKKYIGTPYKWGGITPVGFDCSGFVNYTVKKATGKTLPRTTTSLYKKGTKISKSKLKKGDLLFFNTSGKGISHVAIYMGNNTMIHAASKGVKTDKLTNSYWKKRYVGAKRL
- the motA gene encoding flagellar motor stator protein MotA: MDKTSIIGILLAIISVGTGMVMKGVDISVLINPAAILIILAGTAAAVFVAFPTYELIKLPKLIKIIFIEEKGITADELIYTFSQWAQIARKEGLLALEKISETVEDAFLRNGLNMAVEGQSAEYIRNILSDEIDAMEERHSVGSQIFTQAGTYAPTLGVLGAVVGLIAALGNMSDTVVLGNAISAAFVATLMGIFTGYLLWHPFANKLRRKSREEVRRKEMMIEGILSILEGEAPRTIEQKLSSYLPSAERKKWLEGEMREYVQAKKEEISA
- the motB gene encoding flagellar motor protein MotB; this encodes MSESWLLPYSDLLTLLLALFIVLFAMSSVDSSKFDKISRAFNMAFEGGTGVFQNPSPMPEDRLTGIKGEEGTDKEKEKEKEKKPADMEKEKLSDIQEKMNAYIAENELDGKLDTSLTDGGLLLTIRDNVLFDSGIAEVRKGDEDVAREIASLLVMEPPRNIMISGHTDNVPIQNVEYESNWELSVMRAVNFMKLLLENEKLNPALFSANGFGEYKPVVSNETEAGKARNRRVEILILPQTSLVEATQ
- a CDS encoding type 1 glutamine amidotransferase domain-containing protein translates to MGKKIACVITDLFEDVEYTDPVKSFKEAGHEVVNIGFEKGQTVKGKQGQEQVSIDKGIGEVTPDEYDALLIPGGFSPDQLRGDERFVSFTKAFMDEKKPVFAICHGPQLLITAKALDGRNVTGYKSIKVDLEYAGATYHDQEVFVCGEQLVTSRQPDDIPAFNRESLALLSK
- a CDS encoding DUF1128 domain-containing protein, whose product is MADLTKKSPENIEHIISSIQGKLQMINAAAMKPESFTASSYEDLLEIYEMVMSKDRFSPREMQAIVEELGNLKK
- a CDS encoding YtxH domain-containing protein, coding for MNNKKSNKLWLGIIGGAVAGIAISLLDKNTRSSVMTGSKNMMTNIKGMAKNPDDLVGSVKDMSGKLRTSIEQISEDVSFISSKVDEMKEVPPQVAGVIKETKEVVVDKHTNNDEKNQTSLNKNATSTSIQ
- a CDS encoding YihY/virulence factor BrkB family protein encodes the protein MAKVVTDVGRYKKKTILKHLYEKIKEDEITGLAAQLAYYFLLSIFPLLIFTITLLPYFPVTTQDIISMLEAYVPSESVKLLESSLSTVMENRNGGLLSFGILATIWSASNGINAIIRALNHAYDVEESRSFIVSRALALVLTVAMIIVVVISLLLPIFGKMILGIVFDFLGFEPSFMYTLLRWTISIAVTTFVFTMLYWLGPDVKLPIKWAWPGALFSSIGWALSSLAFSFYVNSFANFSSTYGSLGGLIVLMLWFYISGLVIIVGGEINAVLRHNRTIK
- a CDS encoding heavy metal translocating P-type ATPase, yielding MNSSTQTSQKKPTKWKELSDNFSSFWELIAAGISGLLILLGWLLSNQDLAAMSAITYILAYIIGGYAKAKEGIIQTIEEKKLNVELLMILAAVGSAIIGYWTEGAILIFIFSLSGALETYTMNKSHKEISSLMNLQPEEALRIIDDKEEVVSVGDLAVGDLILIKPGERVPSDGIIQFGETSIDEAAITGESIPVSKKAGLEVFAGTVNATGTIKVEVTKPNSETLFQKIITLVQNAQSEKSPSQLFIERFEDTYVKSVLVIVAVMMFLPHYVLGWSWTETFYRAMVLLVVASPCALVASVMPATLAAISNGARNGILFKGGAHLEQLGHIKAIAFDKTGTLTQGKPVVTDIITRSDVDQKEFMLRVASIEQNSNHPLAQSIVQYVNDTYQETLPRIASEEVSGYGVAAIIEGTHYKIGKKDFVGRNAANAFHNGIADVLAEDGKTLSFVQDDHGIAGIIALKDIVRNETKDALEALKDQGIYTCMLTGDNERTAHAIAKESHLAGYVAECLPERKVEEIKKLRKEYAAVAMVGDGINDAPALASASVGIAMGEGTDVALETADIVLMKNDLPKIAEAIKLSKKMNRIIRQNVIFSITVIMVLICSNFFQILDLPFGVIGHEGSTILVILNGLRLLKS
- a CDS encoding DMT family transporter; translation: MSAQKFFTHPAGVLASAIAATFLWGSAIPVVKKSYEHFGIASGEFGKQMLFAGYRFFLAGLLLWLVFYLWKGIALPKREELLPVIKVGLFQTFLQYVFFYIGLSLSTGVQGSIIAGTTTFFQIIFAHFIYLDDRLSVRKFLGMVIGFTGVVLANMNSGKLDIHFSTGEWLLIVAMIASALGNILAKQASVKVAVGVLTSWQMMMGGAGLALIGISLEGVFPFRFDWVAGLLLLYLSFVSATGFFIWNNVMKYNPVGKVSMYLFLVPVFGVLLSTILLNETLQGMVLVSLCLVAAGIIIVNREKQA